The Methylomonas rhizoryzae genome includes the window GCTTCCAAGCGCGTCACATTGGCGGCGGTATCGGAAATCACCAAGGTATTGCTTTCCGGAACCGCCGCCATAAAGGCATATTGCGGCAACAAAGGCAGCAGGGTCTGCACCAACAGATTGGCGTCCAAGTGCTGAACCTGAACGATGCGGGTTTGCTGCTCGTCGCCTCGCTTAGGGCCAGATTGCAATTCCCCCGGCTCACCGTCCTGTTTTGCCGAACCGCTCGGCACGATTTTGATCACATTGCCGTTGGGGACCGCCGCATAACCGTGCACTTTCAGGATCGACAAAAACACGTCGTAAACCTGAGCGGCGCGCATCGGCGTCGAAGTCATCACGGTAATGTTGCCGGTTACGCGGGGATCGACCACGAAATTCTTGCCGGTCGCGTCGGCCACGGTTTCGATTAAGGCCTTGATATCGACGTCTTTGAAATTCAGGGAAAATTCGCCCGGCTCCGCGACGGCCCATTGCCATGCGACCAGCGCGAGCACTCCCAGCCAAACGCGAGCTTTGTTCATGATAGGGGGAAAGGCGAAAAGTTAAGGCGCGGCGGCCGGAGCCGGCGCGGGAAAGGCTAACGACTCCAAACGTTGCCGGTTGCGCACCACAATGCGTTTTGCGTCCACCCGCTCCAATACAACATCTTCAGGCAGCCTGTCGCCGACCCGGTAACGCCGTTGCGCACCGTCGTTGTGTTGAACAATGGCATACCGCCTGTCGCTTAGCGCGGACACCATAAAGGTGCCGAGCAACTTGAGCTGCAAATCGGATTCCACCGGTTGTTCCGCCGCGCCCGGCGTCTCGTCATTTTGTCCGCCGAATAAATTCCACGCCGCAATCCGTCGGTAATCCGGAGCGGCGGGCCGCTCGTCCGTGGACGGTGTTACAGCCGCAACCGGTTCTTGCGCCTTCAAGCTTGGCCAATGCCATAGCGAATAAAGCAAAATCCCCAGCGCGCACAAACCGGACAGCGGCGCGCTCCCACATTGAAGATTGCGAAAACGGGGAGAAAGCCGAGCTTTCTCGGAGACAGAAATCAACCGCAGGCTAAACATGCGGCGATTATGCTAATTCAATATGACCGGATTATGACGTTAGCGCGAGTAACCCCGGCGTGATCCAGCCGCAGCCACCCGATAGCAAGCGTTCGCGGCCAATCCAGGACTACGGCGTTTTGTCGTATTTTCTTCAGCCCGAACACGACCATCAGCCGGCTTTTGTTGACCGACGCCGACAGAATTGTTGACATGCGTTCCGTACGGTTCCTTACCTCGCCGCACGCTACGAGCTGACAGGACAGATCATCGTCCCCACGCTCCGCGTGGGGACGCAGCTCCGGACGCTCGGCGTCCTTATGAATAAAGCAACTCATGGGAAAAAGCCGCTACCTCATCGCCGAAGCCGACAAACCCCATTTCATGACCTGCACCGTCGTCGAATGGCTGGCCGTGTTTACCCGCCCGGAAACCGTGCAAATCGTCCTCGACAGTTGGCAATACCAACGCCAACATACAGGTTTAAAACTCTACGGCTACGTAATTCTGGAAAACCATCTGCACTTTATCGCTCAGGCCCCGGAACTGGACCAATGCCTTGCCGGCTTCAAAGCTTATACCGCCCGCCGGATTATCGACCACCTCCAGCAGCAAAAAGCCGAGCGCTTGCTGCAACGCCTGCACTTCGCCAAAGCCGCGCATATACGGGACTGGCAGGAAGGCATACATGCGGAAATGATTTTGAACGAAGCGATGATGCGGCAGAAGCCGGACTACATCCACGCCAACCCGGTCAAACGCGGTTATGTGAATTTACCGCAGCATTGGCGTTATTCCAGTGCCGCCAACTATGAAGGCTTGAAAGGGTTGATGGAGATAGACGTTTGGTGATGGACGCTGGAGCGTCCGGGGGCTGCATTCCCACGCGGAGCGTGGGAACGCTTTATCTGGCGCAACTCGATTATTCGCCCACCTGGATCATGCGCGACATAGAAGAACTCACCACTGCCTTACAACAACTATAAACCGGAGGTAAGCATGAAAAAATTCCTCGACAGCCCGGCGACCCTGCTGGACACCAGCTTACGCGGCTTCGCCAAAGCCCATGCCGACATCGTCGATTTACATACCGAACCGAACTATGTGTGCCGCAAACAAAACAAACCCGGCAAGGTTGCCTTGATTTCCGGCGGCGGCTCCGGCCACGAACCCCTGCACAGCGGTTTTGTCGGCTACGGCATGCTGGACGCCGCCTGCCCCGGCCAAATATTCACCTCGCCCACCCCGGATCAAATGCTGGCTGCCGCTCAAATGGTCAATACCGGCGCAGGCGTACTGTTCATCGTCAAGAACTACGCCGGCGACGTGATGAATTTCGAAATGGCGGCCGAAATGCTGGATTGTCCCAACGCCACGGTAGTGGTCAACGACGACATTTCCCTACCGAAAAACCACAGCATCGGCAGGCGTGGCGTAGCCGGCACCACCATCGTCGAAAAAATCGTCGGTGCCGGCGCCGAAGCCGGCCTGGATTTGGCCGCCTGCCAAGCGCTGGGCGAACGCGTGGTCGGAAACACCGCATCGATGGGCGTCGCACTCACCAGCTGCACCGTGCCGGCGCTAGGCCATCCGACGTTCGCCATCGCGGACGACGAAATGGAAATCGGCGTCGGCATTCACGGCGAGCGCGGCCGGGAAACCGGTAAAATCGCGCCGGCAACCGAAATCGTCGCCCAAGTCGCCGGCCACATTATCGACGAACTCGCCCCCAGCGCCGGACAATCCATCCTGCTGCACGTCAACGGTTTCGGCGGAACGCCGTTGGTCGAACTGCATTTGCTATACGAACTGGCCTGGCAATTTTTGAGCGGACGCGGCTTGCACGTGCAGCGTTCACTAGTCGGGAATTTCACTACCTCGCTGGACATGGCCGGATGTTCGCTCACCGTCACGCTATTGGACGACGAATTGCGGCAACTTTGGGACGCGCCGGTCAACACCGCCGCCTTGCGCTGGGGATGTTAAACGGGGGAATGCCCGGCAATGCAAATTAGCTAGCGCCGGCAATACCGTTACAAACGACGTCACGAAATTGAAAGAATGCCATTTATAAAACGCTGTCGGCATTTAAGTCGCTATCGCGACAGTTGAATTTAACGGCTGTCCCTGTCCCGTAACGACAGGTTGTAGGGATAACGCCGCCATACGTCGCATCCAGCCTATGAGTCTTGGACGGCAAAGCGCGGTTCATTGGCGGCCAGCGTTGAAGTTAAGAGCGTTTCGCTTATAAAGCGCCCCCGGATAATCCGGGGGCATTGACTCCGACAACAGTGGCGCCTTCACCGCGAAAACGGAAACAATTGGCTAAAACCCAGCGTTCCGCTACGGTTCATCAGCAGTTATTTACACCACGACAATATCGGCCGCCGTAATAGACGGCGCCCCGACCAGCGTGACGATTTCTTGAGCCTCCTCAGCGCCATTACCGTCCGCGTCGTAATACAAAGTACCCGTGGCGGTATCGTATAAAACGAAGTCGTTTTCGTCCGATGCAGTGACACCGTCTCCCTTGATAAACAGCTCATCCGACAACACACCTGTCGTACTCAGTTGACTCAAAAGCGTATGGTCTAACTCTATAATGTCGTTCGATGGTAAAAAGTCGGCAATGATATCGGCATTGATGGACCCAAAACTCGAAAACTGAAAAATGTCGGAACCGCCGCCGCCAAAAAGCCTATCGTTACCAAGTTCACCCGATATAGTGTCATCGCCTAGGCCGCCGAAGATTCGATCATTTCCGCTTCCACCCATTAGCTGATCATTTCCGAGACCGCCATCAATCAAATCGTTTCCGTCCATTCCGGAAACGAAATCATCGCCAGCCAGCCCACTGATTGACTCGCTAGCGGAAGTCCCGAGCACATGCTCGCCGACATCCGTACCGCTCAATTGGCTTAAAATGCCGGAAAGGATGGTAGCTTGACTCCATTTGCTGCCGTCGGCAAATTGGATTTCTTCGATGTAACGGTCGCTGCTGACGAACCAATCCTTCACGGTGACCTGGTCGGCGTCGTTGAGTTTGAACACCAGGTCGTTGCCGACCCGTATCCGCGCCACGTCCGCCGGATGGATGCCGGCGCCGAATTGCAGAACGTCTTTGTTGCCGTAATTAGCTACGAAGTATGCGTCGTTGCTGCCGTATTCGATGAGGGTGTCTTTGCCGTCGCCCACATTAAATTGATAGGTTTGGCCTGACCACGTGGCATAACTACCGCCGCTGCCGGTCAGCACGTCGTCCCCGGTGCCGCCGACCAGGACGCCCTGGCCGGTGATGCTGTCGTTGCCGGCGCCGCCGTAGAAGGTATTCCAACCGGAAGTGTCGTTCAGCGTGTCGTCGCCGTCGTTACCGTTCAGGGTGTCGTTGCCATCACCTCCTTTGAGGCTATCGTTACCCAAGCCGCCGCTGATGGTGTCTACGCCGGCCCAACCGGTCAAATTGTCGTTGCCGTCGCCGCCGTTCAGGATGGTCGGCAGGCTTTGCAAGGTCGCGACCGTCCATTTGCTGCCGTCGGCAAATTGGATTTCTTCGATGTAACGGTCGCTGCTGACGAACCAATCCTTCACGGTGACCTGGTCGGCGTCGTTGAGTTTGAACACCAGGTCGTTGCCGACCCGTATCCGCGCCACGTCCGCCGGATGGATGCCGGCGCCGAATTGCAGAACGTCTTTGTTGCCGTAATTGGCTACGAAGTATGCGTCGTTGCTGCCGTATTCGATGAGGGTGTCTTTGCCGTCGCCCACATTAAATTGATAGGTTTGGCCCGACCACGTGGCATAACTACCGCCGCTGCCGGTCAGCACGTCGTCCCCGGTGCCGCCGACCAGTACACCCTGGCCGGTGATGCTGTCGTTGCCGGCGCCGCCGTAGAAGGTATTCCAACCGGAAGTGTCGTTCAGCGTGTCGTCGCCGTCGTTACCGTTCAGGGTGTCGTTGCCATCACCTCCTTTGAGGCTATCGTTACCCAAGCCGCCGCTGATGGTGTCTACGCCGGCCCAACCGGTCAAATTGTCGTTGCCGTCGCCGCCGTTCAGGATGGTCGGCAGGCTTTGCAAGGTCGCAACCGTCCATTTGCTGCCGTCGGCAAATTGGATTTCTTCGATGTAACGGTCGCTGCTGACGAACCAATCCTTCACGGTGACCTGGTCGGCGTCGTTGAGTTTGAACACCAGGTCGTTGCCGACCCGTATCCGCGCCACGTCCGCCGG containing:
- a CDS encoding type II secretion system protein N, which gives rise to MFSLRLISVSEKARLSPRFRNLQCGSAPLSGLCALGILLYSLWHWPSLKAQEPVAAVTPSTDERPAAPDYRRIAAWNLFGGQNDETPGAAEQPVESDLQLKLLGTFMVSALSDRRYAIVQHNDGAQRRYRVGDRLPEDVVLERVDAKRIVVRNRQRLESLAFPAPAPAAAP
- a CDS encoding REP-associated tyrosine transposase, giving the protein MGKSRYLIAEADKPHFMTCTVVEWLAVFTRPETVQIVLDSWQYQRQHTGLKLYGYVILENHLHFIAQAPELDQCLAGFKAYTARRIIDHLQQQKAERLLQRLHFAKAAHIRDWQEGIHAEMILNEAMMRQKPDYIHANPVKRGYVNLPQHWRYSSAANYEGLKGLMEIDVW
- the dhaK gene encoding dihydroxyacetone kinase subunit DhaK gives rise to the protein MKKFLDSPATLLDTSLRGFAKAHADIVDLHTEPNYVCRKQNKPGKVALISGGGSGHEPLHSGFVGYGMLDAACPGQIFTSPTPDQMLAAAQMVNTGAGVLFIVKNYAGDVMNFEMAAEMLDCPNATVVVNDDISLPKNHSIGRRGVAGTTIVEKIVGAGAEAGLDLAACQALGERVVGNTASMGVALTSCTVPALGHPTFAIADDEMEIGVGIHGERGRETGKIAPATEIVAQVAGHIIDELAPSAGQSILLHVNGFGGTPLVELHLLYELAWQFLSGRGLHVQRSLVGNFTTSLDMAGCSLTVTLLDDELRQLWDAPVNTAALRWGC